The following proteins come from a genomic window of Halorubrum lacusprofundi ATCC 49239:
- a CDS encoding DUF1156 domain-containing protein: protein MSEQSGSSQGRQERTELPIERGFPIERVNEIAAKEGRAKMYYRPIYTMHKWWARRLGCVFRAISLYTMLDDPEKVSVFEPGHEGSTLASYGDDADGKSDFDVASLLERVDMTDPESLWELYPKDVRVEDKKILDPFMGGGTSLVEASRFGAEVVGNDLNPVAWFVTKKELEAGQTDVEELEEAFEQVKEDVADEITQYYKTPCPNGDHDADVMYNFWVRELDCVSCGHTVPLFKDYRVGKGRYGDNKGTYSVFCPSCESVVSVDDWQNECACNECGNSFDPSDGNVGRGNYHCTDCGQKYSVTDAVAEQDGYGLSLYALEYYCGTCDDQGKERAAVKGYKRAEKVDRDLAQEARKEWEEADELTQFVPQSEIARGAITESSSISGNDLFQHGLEDWTDAYSPRQLLCLSKLLQSISEVENENVREYLLMAFSDMLRTNNMLVGYEHSNNHINHIFNTNSFDVPQAAAEANVWGTEYGMGTFQSIWDMVISGVEYASAPTERWVDDGEKKETPEFAKPIGENFTLSQGDMRKLDYEDEFDAVISDPPYYDNIIYSEVSDFFYVWLRLILKDEYEWFEPEYTPRTESIVSNPSEGKDVEDFEMELREGFEVVHESLVDDGVLTFTYHHSDSESWGELLESLCDVGFEVTATYPITADLHKFISGEAVSFDIVVVARPIDDTEPASWNSLRRDIYRTARRTRTQLEENRDLSRGDIGVMEMGACFHEYSKHHGKVQRDGEIMSAKEVVQEIYGIIQEASDIGVEDVFIDLLDTSNPSFDDVNKLCRGTNANPEDLKETHLYNQDDGFELGTWDNEKRRAYIEERVNGEGGDHLSDLDKLQFLRYRYEKGKAVQNYVDKWGVDDDLRELAGRLADVTGDDAYTRVLGDRDITSYGE from the coding sequence ATGTCTGAACAATCTGGATCTTCGCAGGGCCGGCAGGAGCGGACGGAACTCCCCATAGAACGCGGGTTCCCCATCGAGCGCGTGAACGAGATCGCGGCGAAGGAGGGTCGAGCGAAGATGTACTACCGCCCAATCTACACGATGCACAAGTGGTGGGCGCGACGCCTCGGTTGTGTCTTCCGCGCCATCTCTCTGTACACGATGCTGGACGATCCGGAGAAGGTCTCGGTGTTCGAGCCCGGCCACGAGGGCAGCACGCTGGCGTCCTATGGCGACGACGCAGACGGCAAGTCGGACTTCGACGTCGCGTCGCTCCTCGAACGCGTGGACATGACCGACCCGGAGAGCCTCTGGGAGCTTTACCCGAAGGACGTCCGTGTCGAGGACAAGAAGATTCTCGACCCGTTCATGGGCGGCGGTACGTCGCTCGTAGAAGCGTCACGCTTCGGGGCGGAGGTCGTCGGCAACGACCTGAATCCCGTCGCGTGGTTCGTCACGAAGAAGGAACTGGAAGCGGGCCAGACCGACGTCGAAGAGCTGGAGGAAGCCTTCGAACAGGTGAAGGAGGACGTCGCCGACGAGATTACGCAGTACTACAAGACCCCCTGCCCGAACGGCGACCACGACGCCGACGTTATGTACAACTTCTGGGTTCGAGAACTCGACTGCGTTTCCTGCGGGCACACTGTTCCCCTATTCAAAGACTACCGAGTCGGGAAAGGACGATATGGGGACAACAAAGGAACGTACAGCGTCTTCTGTCCGAGTTGCGAGTCGGTCGTCAGTGTTGACGATTGGCAAAACGAGTGCGCCTGTAATGAATGCGGGAATTCCTTCGACCCTTCGGACGGGAACGTCGGAAGGGGGAACTACCACTGTACCGACTGTGGACAAAAATACTCGGTTACTGACGCTGTTGCAGAACAAGATGGCTACGGTCTCAGCCTGTACGCGCTTGAGTATTATTGCGGCACCTGTGATGACCAAGGAAAAGAACGTGCCGCAGTGAAAGGCTACAAGCGAGCAGAAAAAGTGGACCGCGACCTCGCACAGGAGGCTCGAAAGGAGTGGGAAGAAGCAGACGAACTCACTCAGTTCGTCCCACAGAGCGAAATCGCACGCGGAGCAATCACCGAATCATCCTCTATTAGCGGGAACGACCTATTCCAACATGGGCTGGAGGACTGGACTGACGCGTACAGTCCACGCCAACTTCTCTGCCTTTCGAAACTTCTTCAGTCGATAAGCGAAGTTGAGAATGAGAATGTTCGAGAGTATCTTTTGATGGCATTTAGCGACATGCTCCGGACGAACAATATGCTAGTGGGATATGAGCACTCAAATAATCATATAAATCATATCTTCAATACCAATTCGTTTGACGTTCCACAGGCAGCCGCCGAAGCAAACGTCTGGGGGACTGAATACGGGATGGGGACGTTCCAGTCCATCTGGGATATGGTGATTAGTGGGGTAGAGTATGCCAGTGCTCCCACTGAGCGGTGGGTGGACGACGGTGAAAAGAAAGAAACACCCGAATTCGCCAAACCAATTGGCGAAAACTTCACCCTCTCACAGGGGGATATGCGCAAACTTGATTATGAAGACGAGTTCGATGCTGTAATCTCGGATCCGCCGTACTACGACAACATCATTTACTCCGAAGTATCTGACTTCTTCTACGTCTGGCTTCGATTAATCCTAAAAGACGAGTACGAGTGGTTCGAACCTGAATACACACCACGTACTGAGAGCATTGTTTCGAACCCTTCCGAGGGGAAGGACGTGGAAGACTTCGAGATGGAACTTAGAGAAGGGTTTGAGGTAGTTCACGAGAGCCTCGTAGACGATGGGGTTCTAACATTCACGTACCATCATAGTGATTCCGAATCCTGGGGAGAACTTCTTGAATCACTCTGTGATGTTGGCTTCGAGGTCACAGCTACGTATCCAATTACCGCAGATCTTCACAAATTCATCTCTGGTGAAGCCGTCTCCTTCGACATCGTCGTCGTCGCTCGACCCATTGACGACACCGAACCCGCCTCGTGGAACTCCCTCCGCCGCGACATCTACCGAACAGCCCGTCGCACCCGCACGCAACTCGAAGAGAACCGCGACCTCTCACGTGGCGACATCGGCGTGATGGAGATGGGCGCGTGTTTCCACGAGTACTCCAAACACCACGGGAAGGTGCAGCGCGACGGCGAGATCATGTCCGCGAAGGAAGTCGTTCAGGAGATCTACGGCATCATTCAGGAGGCCAGCGACATCGGCGTCGAAGACGTGTTCATCGACCTGCTTGATACATCGAACCCCTCCTTCGACGACGTTAACAAGCTCTGCCGCGGGACGAATGCCAACCCAGAGGACCTCAAGGAGACCCACCTGTACAACCAAGATGACGGCTTCGAACTCGGCACTTGGGACAACGAGAAGCGTCGGGCGTACATCGAAGAGCGGGTCAACGGCGAAGGTGGCGACCACCTTTCAGACCTCGACAAACTTCAGTTCCTCCGCTACCGCTACGAGAAGGGGAAAGCAGTTCAGAACTACGTCGATAAGTGGGGCGTCGATGACGACCTGCGGGAACTCGCCGGTCGGCTCGCCGACGTAACCGGCGACGACGCGTATACGCGCGTGCTCGGGGATCGGGACATCACGAGTTACGGCGAATAG
- a CDS encoding DUF7342 family protein gives MEEPREELTADADERSEAPDFEALTPPEELVCGDRTRDDFFDAVLALDSPATANDVAELAGHGVDAAREYLDWFERMGIVTQVTESPATYERNQEYLNWRRVQKLRQEYATEELLDLLKTESERAETLESEFDVESPDDISISDYASETDRSIEDVWESLSAWQTARRRVALLERALTTESGDGADLQSAV, from the coding sequence ATGGAGGAACCGCGCGAGGAGCTAACAGCCGACGCCGATGAACGTTCTGAGGCACCCGACTTCGAGGCATTGACTCCTCCAGAGGAGTTGGTGTGCGGCGACCGAACGCGGGACGATTTTTTCGACGCCGTCCTTGCCCTTGATAGTCCAGCAACGGCGAACGACGTCGCCGAACTCGCGGGACACGGTGTCGATGCCGCACGTGAGTACTTGGACTGGTTCGAACGGATGGGAATCGTGACACAGGTCACGGAATCACCAGCCACCTACGAGCGTAACCAGGAGTACCTGAATTGGCGACGGGTTCAGAAACTCCGGCAGGAGTACGCCACTGAAGAACTTCTTGACCTTCTAAAAACAGAGTCGGAGCGCGCAGAGACGCTGGAGAGCGAATTCGACGTCGAATCACCGGACGATATCTCGATTTCGGACTATGCGAGCGAGACTGACCGATCTATCGAGGACGTCTGGGAGAGTCTCTCCGCGTGGCAAACAGCGCGTCGTCGGGTGGCACTGCTCGAACGAGCCCTCACGACCGAGTCCGGTGACGGCGCTGATCTACAGTCCGCCGTATGA